Proteins encoded together in one Cicer arietinum cultivar CDC Frontier isolate Library 1 chromosome 4, Cicar.CDCFrontier_v2.0, whole genome shotgun sequence window:
- the LOC101495212 gene encoding uncharacterized protein — protein sequence MYPKVKKLRQEQLKVQKDEYDDVRDLGLKAFLSLSFHSPTSPVKDHKVVSMPFIVKVPKCYVPQVPIPRVPVTDDFGDCSFASDSSGSAGPEKDGDTDNESKVNIRSDFIPRVSVTEDFEDFSLISNLSGPGGLEKDGKSEKDGNSDDENKVNIRASSIQRPRAVVSSPENDILIGNRNKIGNGRQSALKNRTVLPNRHSQAQCKVKSHDTTDIPPDSRKCAEPKSKDKIDPVGKKKVHKGSIKTESLHRHWKF from the exons A TGTATCCAAAGGTGAAGAAGTTAAGACAGGAACAACTTAAGGTTCAAAAAGATGAATACGATGATGTACGAGACCTTGGTTTGAAAGCTTTCCTCTCTTTATCCTTCCATTCTCCCACTTCTCCCG TAAAAGACCACAAAGTTGTTTCTATGCCATTTATTGTCAAAGTACCGAAGTGTTATGTGCCACAAGTACCAATTCCACGAGTACCTGTGACCGATGATTTTGGTGACTGCAGTTTTGCATCCGATTCTTCAGGATCTGCAGGACCAGAGAAGGATGGAGATACTGATAATGAGAGTAAAGTAAATATTAGATCCGACTTCATTCCACGAGTATCTGTAACTGAAGATTTTGAGGACTTCAGTTTGATATCCAATTTGTCAGGACCAGGGGGACTAGAGAAGGACGGAAAATCCGAGAAGGATGGCAATAGTGATGATGAGAATAAAGTAAACATTAGAGCTAGTTCAATTCAACGCCCTCGTGCTGTCGTTTCTAGTCCTG AAAATGACATATTGATCGGGAACCGAAACAAGATAGGAAATGGAAGACAATCTGCTTTGAAGAACAGAACTGTTTTGCCAAATAGACATTCACAAGCTCAATGTAAAGTGAAATCACACGACACTACTGATATTCCTCCCGATTCAAGAAAATGCGCAGAGCCTAAGTCTAAAGATAAAATTGATCCTGTAGGAAAGAAAAAGGTGCATAAAGGTAGCATCAAAACTGAAAGTTTACACAGGCACTGGAAGTTTTAG